A region of the Candidatus Paceibacterota bacterium genome:
AAAGCAGGGACCTTGCTACTATATAGATAATGACACGAAACACGCTCACTCGATTCTCAACAGTACAGAACACGCTCTTCTTCGGTTTACTCGCTCTAGGTACCGGTGCATTTATCTGGCTGATTAACGATTTTATTATGCCCGTCTTCTGGGCGATTGTACTCGCGATTGTCTTTTATCCGCTACAGCACCGGTGGGCGGTCTTTGTACGGAACCGTACGGTCGCCTCACTGCTCACCATCTCTTCAGTGATCCTTGTTATCTTTGTTCCTCTTTGGATTATTGGCGGGCTCGTAGTCGAAGAATCAATCAGCACCTATGACCGTTTTGCAACCGGTAGTTTTGAAGCGTCTCGATCAAGTATTGTGAATCAAGCGCTTGAGCAGTTGAACAAGATTGATGGCGTTTACCTTGATGAGGAAGGTGTCAAAGAGAAACTCTCGTCGTTTGTTCAGGTGGTAAGCGCGTGGTTCGCGCGCGAAGCATTTGAACTTGGGCAAGCGACCTTTGGTGTGATGGTAAGCTTCTTGCTTATGCTCTACCTGCTCTTCTTTATGCTCCGTGATGGACCGAGAATTGGTCGCGCAATCGAGCACACACTCCCGCTTGGCAATGAACGAGAGGAGGCTCTCTTCACTAACTTTGCGCGAATCACACGCTCCATCTTCAAAGGGACACTCGCGATTGCACTCATCCAAGGTGCTATCGGTGGTGCGCTCTTCTGGATTGCCGGCATTGATGGCGCGCTTCTCTGGGGTGTGGTGATGACACTCCTCTCAATCATCCCGGCGATCGGTCCGAGTATTGTCTGGCTACCAGCTGGTGTCATCCTACTGCTCTCAGGCTTTATGTGGCAAGGAGCGGTTGTCCTTGTTGGTGGTGTTGTTATCATTAGTCTTGTCGATAATATACTACGCCCACTCCTCGTAGGCAGAGACGTGAAGATTCCTGATGCAATCATTCTCCTCTCCACAATTGGTGGTCTTTCTGTCTTTGGAATTACCGGTATTATTATTGGTCCGGTCATTGCCGGGTTCTTCCTCTCCCTATGGAAGATCTTTGAGGTCGATTACCGAAAAGACCTTGAAACACAAGGCTAATGTGTGTTATACTGCGGTACCTTTAAACATAGGTCAATTTGAGTAAACAGGTACGAATAAACCAAGGAATTCGAGCAAAAGAGCTCAGAGTGGTTGGCGCCGATGGCGCTAATTTAGGTGTTTTGTCGCTCAAAGAGGCTATTTTGAAGGCCGAGGAGGCAGGACTCGACCTTATTGAGATCTCGCCGAACGCCAAGCCGCCAGTTGCAAAAATAACGGACTATGGTAAATTCCAGTACGAGCTAAAGAAAAAGCAGCGCGAGATGAAAGCAAAGTCTCACGTCACTGAGACCAAATCTGCGCAGGTGAAGGTTGGTACCGGTGAGAACGACATGAATCTCAAGGCACGCCGTATCTCAAAGTGGCTCTCTGAGGGCCACCGAGTGAAGATTGATCTGTTTTTGTGGGGACGCTATAAGTACATGGACTTTAATTTCCTCAAGGAACGCCTCGAGCGATTCCTCAACCTTATCACCGAAGAATACAAGGTTGCCGATGAGATCAAGAAGAGTCCCAAAGGACTCACTGTAGTGATTGAACGCGGTAAAATTGTTAAAAAAGATACCGCGGAGACTTTGGAGAAATAAATATCATGAAAACAAACAAATCGTATTCAAAGAGATTGAAGGTAACGAAGACCGGCAAGACCATTGGGCGTAAGCCGGGTCAGAACCATTTCAATGCAAAAGCGACAGGTGAACAGCGCAGAAAGAAACGCAACGGTGTTGTAGTTAAACTTGCCGCAAAGGTACGCAACCGTTTTCTACCACACGCATAATTCTTTATTCATCATCCCTAATTCATAACATATGGCACGAGTAAAAGGAGGAACAACTACACTAAAGCGACGTCGAGAGACTCTTGGGATGACCAAGGGCTACCGTCTTGGACGCTCAACAAAGAAAAAGCAAGCGTACGAGGCAATCGCACATGCAGGTAACCACGCATTTGCCCACCGAAAAGACAAGAAGGGAGACTTCCGTCGGCTCTGGACTGTGCGCATCAATGCCGCAGTGCGTGCGCTCGGTAATCTTTCATACAGCAGATTTATCGACACACTAAAGAAGAAGGAAGTCGGACTCGACCGGAAAGTGCTTGCAGAGATCGCCAAAGATCGACCGGAGAGCTTTGCGCGCATCGTTGAGCAGGTAAAATAAGGCTGAGTCACTGGTCAACGGCCATCAGTCATCAGAAAAACCGCGGCGCTTTGCGCCGCGGTTTTGTATACTTGCGTCCCCTGCCACTTCCTTGTATGGTATCCACAGACATCACACAAGGTTAAGGAAAGGAACGTGCCATGCTCGGATTCCCCTGTGCCCATTGTGGCAATATCGAATTTTTACATCAAACCCATCAAGTTTCAGATGCTGGGTTCTATGACGGACTCACACCCCTTCATGTACCCATCGACGAAGAAAAATTTTGGTGGGGCCCTTTTGAGGAGCGGAAGTACCAGGAGGCTAAACGCAAACCTGGGTATCAGCACGATCTTCTCACCTGCCCAGGCTTTGAGCACAGAAAGCAAGATCTGGGGATGGAGATGGTCAGGCGCGCGATCGAGGAAAACTTGCCAGGCCCTCACCTACTTCCGCTACCGAAGCAACTTATCGAAAAAGTCCGTGAGGGTATTCAAGAGAAACGCCCAAATCTATTCGGAGGAGGTCTTACTCGTGTCTACTTCAATCGTGGAGCATCGTTCGTCGCCATCGGCGAATGAGCCGAAACCGCCGCACTCAAGGGTGCGGCGGTTTTTCTTTATATTCTAAAAGAGCTCAACGCGACTTCCCTTTTCAGGGACGGTGGCATTCACGCCAAGTTCATCACGCAAACGCTGTGTGAGAAAGAGTGACGCCTTTGGCTCCCCCATCACGACAAATGCCTGCTTGAGTGTGTCTTTTGCGTCAGCAACAAAGTCGATGAGGTGGTCGGAGTCTTTGTGCGCAGAAAAACCGTCGATAGCGCGCACCTCGGCACGCACAAAAACTTTATCACCGTAGATCGTTACCTCCTTTGCCCCCTCTCTGAGTCGTCTACCAAGCGTCCCGGCACCCTGGTAGCCAATGAAGAGTAGCGTGTTCTTCGAGTCAGAGAGAATGTGCTTCTCATGCTCGAGTACACGCCCCCCAACCGACATCCCCGAACCGGCAATGATGATCTTCGGACCCGGCGTCTTCATAATGACTCTTGACTCGGGGACAGTGCGTGTCTTCTTAAAAAGTGGAAACTGGAAGATGTTGTCTCCTTCTCTAATTTCCTTTCTTACCTCATCTTTAAAATCATCGGAATAACGGGTATATATATCCGTCGCGCGTATCGCAAGCGGCGAATCAAGAAACACAGGGATTTCAGGTACAACCCCATCCTCAATAAGATTATTGAGAAAATAGAGAAGGACCTGCGTCCGATCAAGCGAGAATGCAGGAATGAGCAATGTTCCTTTCCGAGAGATCGTATCCTTAATAGCTTCTACAAGGAGCCCCTCCCGATCATCTTTCCCTTCGTGATTACGGTCACCATAGACACTCTCCATCACCAAGTGTGTTGCTCCTTTAATACTCTCTGTGTCCGGAAGAAGTGGTGATGGGGAGTTGCCAAGATCTCCAGTAAAGACTATCTTCTTTCCGTCGTAAGCAAATTCAAGTATTGCTGAGCCAAGGATGTGCCCGGCATCCTTTAGGGTTACGGAGAAACCTTGCGGAAACGATTGTTCTTCGTGATACCTGATTGTTTCCCACTGATTGAGCGCACGGTCGATGTCTTCTCTCTCATACATAATCGGCTTACCTCGCTCACGCGCCTCATGCGCAAGAATCGTAAGCGCATCTTCGAACATCACCCTTGCCAAGTCGCGCGTTGCCGGTGTTGAGTATATCTTCCCACGGAAGCCGTCGCGCACAAGCTTAGGGATACGCCCAATATGGTCCGCGTGTGCGTGCGTCACAAAGAGTATGTCGATTGATGCCGGATCATACGGAAACGGGTCGTAGTTGCAATCGTGACAGTACTGCTCGCCTTGCACGAACCCACAGTCAACGAGAATCCGCGCGTCCTCAAACTCAAAGAGAAAGTTTGCCCCGGTCACGCCACCGGCGCCGCCGTAAAACGTGATCGCTGCTTTATTCACTTCTGTATCTTTATTTTGTTCCATATTTTGTTCCATTTTGGTTACTACCATATATGGTAGTAAAAAATATTACCGCGAAAATCGTACCGAGTGCATCCATAGCAAGATCGGTGGTGGTGTCGAGTACATAATTGTTCTCAATCGGGATCCCCGCAAGCACTTCAAACACCTCCCACCCGACCCCAACAATAACAATCGCCCCTCCGGCAACAAGGAGCGTCTTGGTCAGACTACGTGCGACGCAGATGTAACCAGACTCAAAGAAAAGCCAGAGCGATGCGAGCCCAACAAGAAGCCCGCCAAGGAAATGCATCATGGTATCAAACCACGAGTACGTCCAGTAGAGATAGAACTCAATTGCCGACGCATGGAGCACCGCGATCATCACAAGTAGCATGAACCAGAGTATGAAGAGTGGATGTTTGTGCATAGAGTAAGTATAAAGTTGAAAGTCAAAAGTTGAAAGTGATACTGTATTGATCTCTTGGTGTCTGTATTCAAGAGAAGAACAAAAACAAAAAACCGCACGAGGCGGTTTTTTGTTAAGGGGGATGAAAGTACTTACCCAGTGTTGTACACGTGGGTGCCCTCAGCGATGTGCCGTGTCATGCACATACTTAATGCATTTTAAGCTCCCTGGATAAGTAACTAAGTGGATAATACTTTCTTCTCCCCTGTCTATATTGTACTCTCCTCGTGCGAAGGTGCAAATGTGCACAAAAATAAACGCCAGGCACAGCCTGGCGTTTATTTTTGGCTTATGTAAGCCTTCCAGGGACTACTCTAAAATCCCATCAATATTAACGTCGTAGAGGATCTCGTCTGAAATGAGGCGGTAGCTGATAAGCTCACCCTCCACAAACCAGTGCTTGATCTCATTCTCTGCCTCCTCAGCTGAGCCTGATGCATGCACAATGTTACGCACCGCACGCCCATCGCCGTCTGCCATGCGGTATGAATCGAGGACGTAGTCACCGCGAATGGTCCCAACGTCTGACGAGAGTGGTTCCGTCGAGCCAACAATCTTGCGTACCAACTCTGCTGCGTGCGCTCCCTGGAGCACCATGAGCACGACCGGCCCTGAGGTCATGTACTTCTTGAGGTTCTCAAGTATCTTCGCAGTGACTTCAAGCGGGTCTTCTGAAGGTGGAGTGAGCCCTTTCTTCTTGTATGACTCGATAGCTTTCTCGCCGGTAACTGTGCGCCACGATGGATCAAGAGTATAGTGCGCCTCTACTTGACCTGCCTCAGGAACAGCCATCTTAAGCGCCACCATTTTGAGTCCGACACGTTCAAAACGTGAAATAACTTCTCCAATGAGTGAGCGCTGTACGCCATCCGGTTTGATAATAACGAGTGTTCTCTCTTTGCTGTGTTTTGACATAAGAACAAGTATAAAGTCAAAAGTTTAAAGTTGAAAGTGGAAAACGGATTATTCTATGGTATAGTTTTTACAGAATCATCGTAGCAATTCTGCTTTGAGAACTAATGGAGGACGTCATGAAAAAACTCTGTTGGAAACCCATCATCATCCACAAACCGTCGGGTGGCGACATCACCGGAGGTGGTGGCGGATTCATCGGCGGGGGCTCCGCAGACATCGGTCAAGAACGGACCAGTCTCGAAGAAAAGGGCATCTGAAGACTCCCTGCACAACGCACAAGCCGCGCTCTCTGAGCGCGGCTTTCACTTTTGCAGATATACAGACACCCCATGTCCGTATATTTTAGACTTCCGTGAGTATTTCCGGGCCGTCTTTGGTGATGATGATGCAGTGCTCAAAGTGCGCACTACGCGAACCATCGGCGGTACGTACCGTGTAATCGTCATCTTCAAAGATAACATCGGCGCCACCCATGTT
Encoded here:
- a CDS encoding MBL fold metallo-hydrolase: MEQNKDTEVNKAAITFYGGAGGVTGANFLFEFEDARILVDCGFVQGEQYCHDCNYDPFPYDPASIDILFVTHAHADHIGRIPKLVRDGFRGKIYSTPATRDLARVMFEDALTILAHEARERGKPIMYEREDIDRALNQWETIRYHEEQSFPQGFSVTLKDAGHILGSAILEFAYDGKKIVFTGDLGNSPSPLLPDTESIKGATHLVMESVYGDRNHEGKDDREGLLVEAIKDTISRKGTLLIPAFSLDRTQVLLYFLNNLIEDGVVPEIPVFLDSPLAIRATDIYTRYSDDFKDEVRKEIREGDNIFQFPLFKKTRTVPESRVIMKTPGPKIIIAGSGMSVGGRVLEHEKHILSDSKNTLLFIGYQGAGTLGRRLREGAKEVTIYGDKVFVRAEVRAIDGFSAHKDSDHLIDFVADAKDTLKQAFVVMGEPKASLFLTQRLRDELGVNATVPEKGSRVELF
- a CDS encoding 50S ribosomal protein L35 — encoded protein: MKTNKSYSKRLKVTKTGKTIGRKPGQNHFNAKATGEQRRKKRNGVVVKLAAKVRNRFLPHA
- a CDS encoding AI-2E family transporter; the protein is MTRNTLTRFSTVQNTLFFGLLALGTGAFIWLINDFIMPVFWAIVLAIVFYPLQHRWAVFVRNRTVASLLTISSVILVIFVPLWIIGGLVVEESISTYDRFATGSFEASRSSIVNQALEQLNKIDGVYLDEEGVKEKLSSFVQVVSAWFAREAFELGQATFGVMVSFLLMLYLLFFMLRDGPRIGRAIEHTLPLGNEREEALFTNFARITRSIFKGTLAIALIQGAIGGALFWIAGIDGALLWGVVMTLLSIIPAIGPSIVWLPAGVILLLSGFMWQGAVVLVGGVVIISLVDNILRPLLVGRDVKIPDAIILLSTIGGLSVFGITGIIIGPVIAGFFLSLWKIFEVDYRKDLETQG
- the rplT gene encoding 50S ribosomal protein L20, yielding MARVKGGTTTLKRRRETLGMTKGYRLGRSTKKKQAYEAIAHAGNHAFAHRKDKKGDFRRLWTVRINAAVRALGNLSYSRFIDTLKKKEVGLDRKVLAEIAKDRPESFARIVEQVK
- the infC gene encoding translation initiation factor IF-3, whose protein sequence is MSKQVRINQGIRAKELRVVGADGANLGVLSLKEAILKAEEAGLDLIEISPNAKPPVAKITDYGKFQYELKKKQREMKAKSHVTETKSAQVKVGTGENDMNLKARRISKWLSEGHRVKIDLFLWGRYKYMDFNFLKERLERFLNLITEEYKVADEIKKSPKGLTVVIERGKIVKKDTAETLEK
- a CDS encoding nucleoside-diphosphate kinase (catalyzes the formation of nucleoside triphosphate from ATP and nucleoside diphosphate), which encodes MSKHSKERTLVIIKPDGVQRSLIGEVISRFERVGLKMVALKMAVPEAGQVEAHYTLDPSWRTVTGEKAIESYKKKGLTPPSEDPLEVTAKILENLKKYMTSGPVVLMVLQGAHAAELVRKIVGSTEPLSSDVGTIRGDYVLDSYRMADGDGRAVRNIVHASGSAEEAENEIKHWFVEGELISYRLISDEILYDVNIDGILE